The Triticum dicoccoides isolate Atlit2015 ecotype Zavitan chromosome 6A, WEW_v2.0, whole genome shotgun sequence genome has a window encoding:
- the LOC119315412 gene encoding 40S ribosomal protein S14-3, whose amino-acid sequence MSKRKTREPKEENVTLGPAVREGEHVFGVAHVFASFNDTFIHVTDLSGRETLVRITGGMKVKADRDESSPYAAMLASQDVATRCKELGITALHIKLRATGGNKTKTPGPGAQSALRALARSGMKIGRIEDVTPVPTDSTRRKGGRRGRRL is encoded by the exons TCGAAGAGGAAAACCAGGGAGCCTAAGGAGGAGAATGTTACTCTTGGACCTGCTGTCCGTGAAGGGGAGCATGTCTTCGGAGTTGCTCATGTCTTTGCATCATTCAATGACACATTCATC CACGTCACTGACTTGTCCGGGAGAGAGACCCTTGTTCGTATCACTG GTGGAATGAAGGTCAAGGCTGATCGTGACGAGTCATCACCATATGCAGCTATGCTTGCTTCTCAAGATGTGGCGACACGTTGCAAG GAGCTCGGCATCACTGCTTTGCACATTAAGCTCCGTGCCACTGgaggcaacaagaccaagactcctGGACCTGGTGCTCAATCCGCTCTCAGGGCACTCGCTCGTTCTGGCATGAAAATTGGACGCATTG AGGACGTGACCCCCGTTCCCACTGACAGCACCCGCAGAAAGGGTGGTAGGAGAGGAAGGAGGCTGTAG